A region of the Planktothrix tepida PCC 9214 genome:
CTTGGGTTTCCGGTAATTTTTGCCCCCGTTTCCAAGTCCGACATAATAACGCTAACCGCAGGGGATTTTTAATTAAATCATTAATGCGGGTTTGGTTGGGTTCTTTTAACTGGTTTAATAACTCCTGACTCTGGCTTGTATCGTTAAACCATTGTTCAATAAAATCCTGAATCTGTTGGGAATTAAAATCTAAATTGCGATAAACATCAAAATCCCTTAAAGCNCATTTCCTTTGCCATTATCGCTCCGTCATTCTTTGGTTTACTGCCTTTATTCTGGCGGTTCGTATCCCTCCCAACACTGCTTTTAATTCTGGATCGCTGCTTATTCACCTTTGTCATTTACTGAAGCAGAAACCGGGTTTCTGAATTATCTAACTTTTCACAACAAACCCTAAACGAGAAACCCGGTTTCTTGGATCTATTGAAAAATTATCTGAATAGGAGTTAATATTATGTCCTGTCCTCAAGTCGGTTGCAAACTGAGAAAAACGTCAGAAAATCAAGCCGTTTGTTTAAAAAATGGTTGTGTTTTTAGGTTAGAAAAACAGCAAACTGTTGATAATAATGGAATTTTATGGTTTTTATTGATTGCTTTGTTTGTGTTTATTATTGTGGTGGCTAGGGAGTAATGGAGGAAGCCGTTTTTACTCAGATAGAACTTATCAGGTCGGTGATATCAATAGAAAACTCTCCCCAAGGGAGGTTATTAACTTTAATATTGCAGCCCTAAAATAGAGATGGTATCGATGTTGATCACCCCGATAGGAACTTTATTATGACTGTTAATCACCTTTTAGAAATTGAAGATCTCGGTCAAAGTATTTGGATGGATAATTTAAACCGAGATTTAATTGAATCCGGTGAATTAAAACGGATGATTGAAGAACAAGGAATTCAAGGCTTAACTTCAAATCCGGCTATTTTTGAAAAAGCGATTAAAGGTAATGCCATTTATGATACTGATATCGAAAAAGGCATTAAAGCCGGAAAATCGGTATTAGAAATTTATGAATCCTTGATTTTTGATGATATTCGCAAAGCTTGTGATATTTTTAAACCGGTGTATGAACAAAGTCAAGGATTAGATGGGTTTATTAGTATTGAAGTTCCCCCTAATATTGCCTTAGATACAGAAAAAACGATTACGGAAGCCCGACGCTATGCTAAAACGATAGAACGGGAAAATTTAATGATTAAAATTCCGGGGACGGCGGAAGGTTTACCTGCGGTTAAACAGGTGATTAGTGAGGGAATTAATGTTAATGTTACCTTATTATTTTCCGTTGATAGCTATATTAATACGGCTTGGGCTTATATTGAAGGATTAGAAGCCCGTGTTACCCAAGGTCAAGATATTAGTAAAATTGCTTCCGTTGCCAGTTTCTTTTTAAGTCGCATTGATAGTAAAATTGATGAAATGATTGATGCCAAACTTAGAAATATTAACAATATCAACGTTAAGGCTAAATTAGAAGCGGTTAAAGGAAAAGTGGCGATCGCTAATGCTAAAATAGCTTATCAAGAATATCTTAAAATCATTAAAACTGATCGCTGGCAAGCCTTAGCAGAAAAAGGAGCAAAAGTTCAACGGTTACTGTGGGCAAGTACCAGTACGAAAAATCCGAATTATCCCGATGTTATGTATGTGGATGAATTAATCGGGCCAGATACCGTTAATACCTTACCTCCCTCTACTATTGAGGCTTGTATTGATCATTGTAATGTAGCGAACCGGGTAACAACAAATGTTGACAATGCCTATCGTTTGATTGAAAATCTCAACGATCCCGATATTGAGATTAATTTAGAGCAAGTCATGGAAGACTTACTAACGGATGGGATTGATAAATTTATTCAACCCTTTAACTCCTTGATGGCTTCTCTCCAAGACAAAGTAGAACGACTGGCGACCGTCGCCCGATAAATTCTCACAATCAGTTGTGTTAGGATTTCTCTAAAAAAGGACAATCCCAGAAGAGGTCAAAAACTAGGCTTCTTGGGGGTTGT
Encoded here:
- the tal gene encoding transaldolase → MTVNHLLEIEDLGQSIWMDNLNRDLIESGELKRMIEEQGIQGLTSNPAIFEKAIKGNAIYDTDIEKGIKAGKSVLEIYESLIFDDIRKACDIFKPVYEQSQGLDGFISIEVPPNIALDTEKTITEARRYAKTIERENLMIKIPGTAEGLPAVKQVISEGINVNVTLLFSVDSYINTAWAYIEGLEARVTQGQDISKIASVASFFLSRIDSKIDEMIDAKLRNINNINVKAKLEAVKGKVAIANAKIAYQEYLKIIKTDRWQALAEKGAKVQRLLWASTSTKNPNYPDVMYVDELIGPDTVNTLPPSTIEACIDHCNVANRVTTNVDNAYRLIENLNDPDIEINLEQVMEDLLTDGIDKFIQPFNSLMASLQDKVERLATVAR